Proteins co-encoded in one Prunus persica cultivar Lovell chromosome G6, Prunus_persica_NCBIv2, whole genome shotgun sequence genomic window:
- the LOC18773332 gene encoding proteasome subunit beta type-4, whose protein sequence is MESNQAKPGLLCNPEASQRTLYPYVTGTSVVALKYKDGILMAADMGGSYGSTLRYKSVERMKSIGKHSLLGASGEISDFQELLRYLDELILYDNMWDDGNSLGPKEVHNYLTRVMYNRRNKFNPLWNSLVLGGVKKGQKYLGMVSMIGVNFEDNHVATGFGNHLARPILRDEWHENLTFEEGVKLLEKCMRVLLYRDRSAVNKLQISKITEEGVTISQPYSLKTFWGFSAFENPTLGAEGSW, encoded by the exons ATGGAGTCGAACCAAGCCAAACCTGGCCTACTGTGCAACCCTGAAGCTTCTCAGAGAACCCT GTACCCATATGTAACCGGTACATCTGTGGTGGCTCTGAAGTACAAAGATGGAATTTTGATGGCTGCTGATATGGGAG GTTCTTATGGGTCTACCCTGCGATACAAGAGTGTGGAACGAATGAAGTCTATTGGAAAGCATTCTCTTCTTGGTGCAAGTGGAGAAATAAGTGACTTTCAAGAGCTATTACGTTATCTTGATGAGCTCAT CCTATATGACAACATGTGGGATGATGGCAACTCTTTGGGACCTAAAGAGGTCCACAACTATTTGACCCGTGTGATGTACAATAGGCGTAACAAGTTCAATCCACTGTGGAACTCTCTTGTCCTTGGTGGAGTGAAAAAAGGACAGAAGTACCTTGGCATG GTTAGCATGATAGGTGTAAATTTTGAGGACAATCATGTAGCTACAGGATTTGGAAATCACCTTGCACGGCCTATTCTTCGTGATGAATGGCATGAGAACTTGACTTTTGAAGAGGGTGTAAAGCTACTGGAGAAATGCATGCGTGTCCTTCTCTATCGAGATCGGTCTGCTGTCAACAAGCTTCAG ATTTCCAAAATCACTGAAGAAGGTGTAACCATCTCTCAGCCCTACTCACTGAAGACTTTCTGGGGTTTCTCTGCTTTTGAAAATCCAACATTGGGTGCTGAAGGATCATGGTAG
- the LOC109949580 gene encoding uncharacterized protein LOC109949580 — translation MFTEAFNELQVPPHLLDRSITPLVSFSGDVVQPIGSIHLPISIGAAPQRTTITTPFLIVDCPTAYNVILGRPALAQMRAFISTHMLLLKFPTPNGLGTVRGDQLGARSCYASAVKSTNRQPRSEALAVTMAPAPPQAGTDPPEDPREESITQQAEPVEDLELVTLHDDIPDRQVRIGTSISPELRSDMVAFLRLNSEVFAWSYNDMPGISPDIISHRLSVNPAVRPVRQKRRAYDPELYEAMRAEVDRLSSIGFIREVDYPTWLANVVMVRKPRKGWRMCVDYTNLNRACPKDSFPLPRIDQLVDATAGHALLSFTDAYSGYNQIFMHPEDQAHTSFITDRGLYCYKVMPFGLKNAGATYQHLVNQLFAPLIGNTMEVYVDDMLVKSRTADQHIPNLSAMFTILKQYKMRLNPTKCAFGVASGKFLGFMISQRGIEANPEKIQAILNMTVPKTVKDIQSLTGRVAALTRFISKATDRCAPFFKALKGTKRNITWTAECDTAFSELKEYMGRAPLLSTPEHGDILVIYLFISASAVLQKPETSGKLVKWAIELGEFDIHYKPRPALRGQAVASAAIQPITEPNPPPSQDQTPTEGNLDLTQPLWTLFVDGSSNAQGCGAGLVLISPDKVALEYALRFKFQASNNEAEYEALLAGLRLAKEMDARQIQIFSDSQLVVHQVNQDFTAKDASMTAYLQHARHLLATFHAHSIKQVPRSENSHADALASLPYLRCLTPEEGHYVLREIHEGICGNHSGARSLAHKAIRQGYFWPSLHTDAQEFTQKCDKCQRFANIPQLPAEPLTAIVSPWPFAQWGLDLIGPMPEGKCQVKYAVVAVDYFTKWAEAEALATITAARIESFVWQNIVCRFGIPNSIVTDNGGNLTTPNSNNFVPTSRFVCVSPPQPILSPMARSKP, via the exons ATGTTTACCGAGGCCTTCAATGAACTCCAGGTCCCGCCTCACCTACTCGACCGAAGCATCACACCCCTTGTGAGCTTCTCGGGTGATGTGGTCCAGCCCATTGGCAGTATTCATCTCCCTATCTCAATTGGGGCCGCACCCCAGCGGACGACGATCACTACCCCATTCCTTATCGTCGATTGCCCCACAGCCTACAATGTCATCCTCGGCCGCCCAGCCTTGGCCCAAATGAGGGCTTTTATTTCCACGCATATGCTGCTGTTGAAGTTTCCCACTCCTAATGGCCTAGGCACGGTGCGCGGCGACCAACTCGGAGCCCGAAGCTGCTATGCTTCAGCAGTAAAATCCACCAATCGCCAACCTAGGAGCGAGGCCCTTGCGGTAACCATGGCGCCTGCCCCCCCTCAAGCTGGCACCGACCCACCTGAGGACCCGAGGGAGGAGTCTATCACACAGCAGGCCGAACCCGTGGAAGACCTGGAGCTGGTTACCCTCCATGATGATATCCCGGATCGACAAGTCCGGATCGGCACCTCCATCTCGCCAGAGCTTCGCTCTGACATGGTCGCCTTCCTCCGCCTCAACTCCGAAGTCTTCGCATGGTCCTACaatgacatgcctggcatatCACCAGACATCATATCCCATAGGCTTAGCGTCAATCCTGCCGTCAGACCAGTCCGACAGAAGCGTCGCGCTTATGATCCCGAGCTCTATGAGGCCATGAGGGCGGAGGTGGATCGATTGAGTAGCATCGGATTCATTAGGGAGGTTGACTATCCTACATGGCTGGCTAATGTCGTGATGGTCCGCAAGCCAAGAAAGGGCTGGCGCATGTGTGTCGACTACACCAACCTTAATCGGGCTTGCCCAAAGGACAGCTTCCCGCTACCCCGCATTGACCAGCTAGTCGATGCCACAGCCGGCCACGCCCTCCTTAGCTTCACGGATGCTTATTCAGGTTACAACCAGATCTTCATGCACCCCGAAGATCAGGCCCACACCTCTTTCATTACGGACCGCGGCCTCTACTGCTATAAGGTGATGCCCTTTGGCCTCAAAAACGCCGGGGCTACTTATCAGCATCTGGTGAATCAGCTCTTTGCCCCACTGATTGGCAATACCATGGAGGTCTATGTCgatgacatgctagtcaagaGTCGCACAGCTGACCAACACATCCCTAACCTCTCTGCCATGTTCACCATCCTGAAGCAGTACAAAATGAGGcttaaccccaccaaatgtgcATTCGGGGTGGCTTCCGGCAAATTCCTGGGCTTCATGATCAGCCAGAGGGGTATTGAGGCCAATCCAGAAAAGATCCAGGCCATCTTAAACATGACGGTACCTAAGACGGTCAAAGATATCCAAAGCCTGACAGGGCGTGTCGCAGCCCTGACCAGATTTATCTCCAAAGCCACTGACCGCTGCGCCCCATTCTTCAAGGCCCTTAAAGGCACCAAAAGAAACATCACCTGGACTGCTGAATGCGACACGGCTTTCAGCGAGCTCAAGGAGTATATGGGCCGGGCCCCTTTATTGTCAACCCCTGAGCACGGAGACATCCTCGTGATTTATCTCTTCATCTCAGCTTCGGCT GTGTTGCAGAAGCCAGAAACTTCTGGGAAGCTAGTTAAGTGGGCCATTGAACTTGGCGAGTTTGATATCCATTACAAACCCCGCCCGGCTCTAAGGGGACAGGCCGTTGCTTCGGCAGCTATCCAGCCCATAACCGAACCCAATCCCCCTCCCAGCCAGGACCAAACCCCCACCGAAGGCAATCTCGACCTAACCCAGCCCCTGTGGACCTTATTCGTAGACGGCTCTTCTAATGCCCAGGGCTGTGGGGCCGGCCTCGTTCTCATCTCCCCAGACAAGGTTGCCCTCGAGTACGCCCTtcgcttcaaattccaagcctCCAACAATGAGGCCGAATATGAAGCACTCTTAGCTGGTCTTCGATTAGCCAAAGAGATGGACGCCAGGCAAATTCAGATATTCAGCGATTCACAACTCGTGGTCCACCAGGTCAACCAGGACTTCACGGCTAAGGATGCCTCTATGACGGCCTACCTCCAGCACGCTCGGCACTTGCTGGCGACCTTCCATGCCCACTCTATCAAGCAAGTGCCGCGCTCCGAGAATAGCCATGCCGATGCACTAGCCAG CCTTCCTTACCTCCGATGCCTGACTCCAGAGGAGGGTCACTATGTCCTCCGAGAAATCCATGAAGGCATATGCGGTAACCACTCGGGCGCACGCTCGCTGGCCCATAAGGCAATCCGCCAAGGATACTTCTGGCCATCGCTCCATACTGACGCCCAGGAATTCACCCAGAAATGCGATAAGTGTCAGCGATTTGCCAACATTCCACAACTCCCGGCTGAACCGTTGACTGCCATCGTCAGCCCTTGGCCATTTGCCCAATGGGGACTGGATCTCATTGGACCTATGCCAGAGGGCAAATGCCAAGTCAAGTATGCAGTTGTGGCCgtagactacttcaccaagtggGCTGAGGCCGAGGCCTTGGCCACCATCACTGCGGCTCGCATCGAATCCTTTGTGTGGCAAAACATTGTATGTCGCTTCGGCATCCCCAACTCCATCGTCACCGACAATGGCGGCAATTTGACAAcgccaaattcaaacaattttgttccaaCCTCAAGATTCGTCTGTGTTTCGCCTCCCCAGCCCATCCTCAGTCCAATGGCCAGGTCGAAGCCgtga